The Seriola aureovittata isolate HTS-2021-v1 ecotype China chromosome 3, ASM2101889v1, whole genome shotgun sequence genome includes a region encoding these proteins:
- the cfap52 gene encoding cilia- and flagella-associated protein 52: protein MAVETHGVPQLELEAVIGFNGHVSSGLRVHPDREHLIYPLGCTVILKRIKDGKQEFLHGHTNNVSCISVSKSGSYIASGQVNFMGFKATVIIWDYAQRTIYAQLLLHKAKVEALAFSPNDKYLVSLGGQDDGSIVIWNIETQQAICGSSASAHSAGHCLTVQYSNTNDNIFVSAGSGTLRVWELDLPNRKIRPTECQIGKLKRIVKCIEISEDDQFVFCGTTSGDILKINMKTGLLSDCGPIKTKYSLGVNAIRILKSGDLLVGSGSGTFTLCSKTKFKTLKEVQLEKGVTSIAIRGEGQQFFVGTEAAQMYRFSHVDFKAELISTSHNSAVKDVAICFGISELFATCSEEDIRLWHIDKPKELLRITVPNMTCNSLDFMADGHSIISAWNDGKIRVFAPESGQLMLIIHNAHRMGVTAIAGTRNCKRIVSGGGEGQVRVWELQLRGHRLLETMKEHKATVACIKIKSDDKECVTASSDGACIIWDIVRFVSLQMVIANTLFRTVCYHPEEYQIITSGTDRKVVYWDVYDGSAIRELEGSQSGAINGLHNSHDGKYFVTGGDDKLVKVWDYTEGVVTHIGIAHGGSITSIEICSNNRTLVSTSADGAILRWRFPHPSASS from the exons ATGGCTGTTGAAACACACGGCGTGCCTCAACTTGAACTGGAGGCTGTCATCGGGTTCAACG GGCACGTGTCTTCTGGCTTGAGAGTCCACCCAGACAGAGAGCACCTCATTTATCCTCTGGGATGCACAGTCATTCTGAAGAGAATCAAAGATGGCAAGCAGGAGTTCctacatggacacacaaacaatgtaTCTTGCATTTCAGTGTCCAAAAGTGGATCATATATTGCCTCTGGACAGGTCAACTTCATGGGCTTTAAG GCTACGGTAATTATCTGGGACTATGCACAGCGAACAATCTATgcccagctgctgctccacaaGGCTAAGGTAGAGGCACTGGCCTTCTCTCCCAATGACAAGTACCTGGTGTCTCTTGGGGGTCAGGATGATGGCAG tataGTCATATGGAATATTGAGACCCAGCAAGCCATCTGTGGGAGCTCAGCTTCAGCTCACAGTGCTGGACACTGCCTCACTGTGCAGTACTCGAACACAAATGACAACATCTTTGTTTCTGCTGGAAG CGGAACATTGCGAGTCTGGGAGTTGGACCTCCCCAACAGGAAGATCAGACCCACAGAGTGTCAGATAGGAAAGCTGAAGAGGATTGTGAAATGTATCGAG ATCTCAGAGGATGATCAGTTCGTTTTCTGTGGCACCACCAGCGGAGACATCCTGAAAATCAACATGAAGACTGGGCTTCTGAGTGACTGCGGtccaattaaaacaaaatacagccTG GGTGTCAATGCCATAAGGATACTGAAGTCTGGGGACCTGCTTGTAGGCTCTGGATCTGGCACCTTCACTCTGTGTTCCAAGACTAAGTTCAAAACTCTTAA GGAAGTCCAGCTGGAAAAGGGGGTGACCTCTATTGCTATAAGAGGAGAGGGCCAGCAGTTCTTTGTTGGAACAGAGGCTGCTCAGATGTACCGTTTCAGTCATGTGGACTTCAAAGCTGAACTCATATCCACCAGCCACAACAGTGCTGTCAAGGACGTTGCCATTTGTTT TGGAATATCTGAATTATTTGCAACCTGCTCTGAGGAGGATATCAGGTTGTGGCACATAGACAAGCCCAAAGAGCTGCTGCGCATAACTGTACCCAACATGACCTGCAATTCCCTGGACTTCATGGCCGATGGACACAGCATCATCAGTG caTGGAATGATGGTAAGATTCGTGTGTTTGCGCCGGAAAGCGGTCAGCTCATGCTCATCATTCACAACGCTCACAGAATGGGTGTGACGGCCATCGCTGGCACCAGGAACTGCAAGAGGATCGTCAGTGGAGGGGGAGAAGGACAG GTGCGTGTGTGGGAGCTGCAGCTGCGCGGCCATCGGCTGCTGGAGACCATGAAAGAGCACAAAGCAACTGTCGCCTGTATCAAAATCAAGAGTGACGACAAAGAGTGTGTTACTGCCAGCTCTGATGGTGCCTGCATCATCTGGGACATAGT AAGATTTGTGAGTCTTCAAATGGTGATTGCCAACACACTGTTCAGGACGGTCTGCTACCACCCGGAGGAATACCAGATCATTACCAGTGGCACTGACAGAAAG GTTGTCTACTGGGACGTGTACGATGGCTCTGCCATCAGAGAACTGGAGGGCTCGCAGTCTGGGGCCATCAATGGCTTGCACAATTCACACGATGGCAAATACTTTGTGACAG GTGGAGATGACAAGCTGGTGAAAGTGTGGGACTACACGGAAGGTGTAGTAACCCACATAGGGATAGCTCACGGTGGCAGTATCACCAGCATCGAGATCTGCTCCAACAACCGCACCTTAGTCAGCACCAGTGCGGATGGAGCCATTCTCCGGTGGAGGTTCCCACACCCTTCTGCTTCTTCATAA